TACCCCTGTTCTCCGTAAACCATCACAAACTTAGCAGCTGGATCCACCTCAATGAGCCCAAATATATCAGAAAAGCGAACGCCTTCCCAGTCATTGTCCAGGCGGGACCACGTGGTCACGCAGTGTACGTCGGACGTGTAGTGAGATTGAGGAAGAGACTTCACATCATCCCACCTCAACCGCATTTCCGCTTTCACAGCGCCGAATAGATGCAAATCCCAGTCTGCCACATTGATTTGTGGTACAGATCCGGCATTCATCACAGGAAACTTTGTCGTTGCAATTTGCCCAGGTGGCAACCGGCTATCCCTCGCCCCATCGCGCACCGAACCACCTCCCGCTATTGTATGTCCACACTGTACCACACTCCCTTCCTTATTTAACGCTAGCATTCACACGCACTGGTCCAACGGGGTTGTGTTAATATCGATCACGACATGAAGCCACGGAGGCATCAGAATGGGGACCGAAGAGCATACCAATGTGAACGCGCCAATTCGTCTGATTCTACAATTTGAAGTGGACGGCAACGGGACGACCCTTCACAAAGAAGTCATCGTGGACCTTGAACCCGACGCCAGTCCAAGTAGCGCGAACCCCATCCACGTGATCAACAGAATGACCGCAGCCATCTTGCAGTTGCTCGGGCAAAGCACTCAAAGGAAAGAGAGCGTACAGAAGGAACCAACCGCCGAAGATATACCATTCAAAGGCTTCACCGCGCGGGAGATGGATGTTCTTTCACATGTTATGACCGGCGCTACCAATGCAGAAATCGCGAAATCGCTTGGAATATCCCCCAACACCGTCAAGTATCATGTAAAGAACATCCTTCAAAAATTACACGTGAAAAACCGAGTCGAATTAGCCATTCAGTTTCATCAGCGATCGTCTTCAGAGAGCCGGACATGATGTGACTTCCACACCACTCTCCCCCTTCGTACCATGCGTCGCCTATGGTTCACATAAACTCCACACAACTTACCCCAACGGGTAGGTTCAGTCCTGCCTTTCCCCTGTTATGCTAACCAAAGTAGCTAGAGTTACTAAACTAGCCAACGACCAGTGACACGAACGAGCGCTTGGTATAGGGGATGTGATGGAACGATGACGGCGATGCTACATAGCATTTGGTTACAGGTTGTCATCGCATTAGTCACTTTACTAATTAGCGTCATTCTGATGACGCCAACAGAAAGAGGAGCCAGACGCCTTATCACCAGATTTGAACTGCATTACGCACTTGACGCGGACACAAGTACCGTATCGGTCGGTGGCCGGCCAGTGGAACGTGCCGAAAAACAACAAATTATCGAAGACTACAACCAGGCGATTTTCATACAACGGTATGATTATCCCCCGCAGCCCCAGGTGACACCAATTGTCGTCCACACCAAGCAAGGGAATGCCGATGTCACGCTTTCGCTGTATGTTTACGCCGATCACGTTGATGTCGTCAAACAACGCAACAAGAAATCCGCGGCATTCAGGTTGTGGTACTCAGACCAGCGAGGCTATAACTATCGCAACGCGTGAGAGGCCATGAATTTACAGACAAACTCCACAAAACCGCATGTTTATTCCACGCTTCACCGTGCCGTGTGAATCGTTGAGGCTCCTAGACCGTTAGGCACCGAACCCTGTGTCCGGTGCCTAAGAGGGACCCGTTCTCCATTCGTGAAACACATGCCTAGTTCGCGGAGGACTTGTACACCCATTCTTGATTTTTCGCAAGATTATCTTTCGTAATAATTACGTTGTCGAGTTGTACAAAGCTTTTCACCTCACTCTTTTTTCCAGTTGCAAGGTCATACGCATACTGGACTGCCATTTGTCCTTCCAGCATAGGCTTTTGTGCAATGAGCGCTGATATGAGCCCCGACTGAAGGTCTTGGATTTCGGCCGGCTCTGCATCGTAACCAACAATCTTCACAGCACCCAGCTTGCCCGCGCTGCGAACGCCTTCTGCACCACCGGAAGCTGAGGTGTCGTCCGTACCGAAGATACCAACGAGATCCGGGTACCGAAGCAGCAGGTTTTGTGCGAGCGTTGCAGCCTTCGTCGTCTGTTCATTGTCATACTGCACACCGACATAGGTCAGATTGGGGTACTTCTTAATCTCCTGCGCGAACCCTTGTACCCGGGCAGCGTCTGTGGTAATCCCCGGTGACGGATCGAGCACGGCAACCACACCTTTCTTGCCATTTGCCGCCTGAGCCAAATAATCCGCCGCGGCCGCACCACCTTGCGTGTTGTTGGATGTGATTCGAGATGACAGCAAGGACGTATTCGAAATGGTGGAATCCGCAGTGATCACAGGGATACCGGCTTGCACTGCCTGTTGGATCGGCGGTTGCATCGCCGTTGCGTCTGTGGGACAGGTGATGAGCACGGTCACCTTCTTCGTCACCATCGCATTAATGTACGGTGTCTGATCGGACGGAGAGTACTGCGAAGCGCCCTGCCAATCCAGCGTCACGCCTAGCTTTTTTGCTTCTTGCTCTGCACCGACCTCCATGGAGATGAAGAATGGATCTGTCGTCGATCCCGGTACAAATCCAACTGTGATCTGCTTACCAGAAGTCGATCCGCTGACGGAATTCGAGGACTGGTTCGATGCCGAATTCGTCGTTGCTGTTCCACAGCCGACTGCGAGTAACAAGGATGCACCCGCCGCCACAAAGCCAACACGGTTCTTCAAACTTGTTCCCCCCTTGAACTTTTGTAAAAACCTGCAACAACTCACTTCAACACGCGGTTCCGATACCGACGTTGGTCGACGTACACCGCGAGTATGATAATGACGCCAATCGAAACCATCTGCCAATATGACTGGACGCCCATTATCACCAATCCAACTGTAAGTACAGTAATGATGAGGCCACCAACAGTTGAGGCAATGACATTGCCCCGACCGCCGAACAGACTTGCCCCACCAATGACCACGGCAGCAATCGCATTTAGCTCGTCATTCTGCCCTTCAAGCGGGGAACCGGAGACGAGTCTCGCTAATACCAAGACACCCGCAATTCCACTCAATAGGCCTGACAACGTATAGATTTTCAACAAGTGACGTTGGACGTTGACACCCGACCGCCTAGTCCCCTCACGGTTACTTCCGATCGCGTATGTATACCGCCCGAATCGAGTGCTCCGAAGTGCCAGTGCGGCAAGAATGACGATCACGACGGTGATCACGAACGGCACCCCTAAAAAGTGGAGCCATACAGTATTCCCAATCGACCCCAGCTGCGGTGGCAAATTTACAATGTCACTGCCATTCGTGATGAGAAAAGTAAATCCAGTGGCAACACCCAACATACCGAGGGTTGTGATGAATGGCGTCACATCCATATACGCAATCACTAACCCATTGATGAAGCCGAGCAGTGTTCCGCATAACACCCCGACGACAATACCAGCGCAGAGCGCCAGCATCGAGTTGTGCGCCAACAATTGCTGCATGGTCCAGCCGCCCACCATACCTGAAAGTCCAAGAATGGCGCCCACGGATAAGTCAATTCCCGCCGTAATAATGACGAACGTTTCGGCAACCGCCAGTATCAGCGTCTCCGAGGCTGCGACCGTCACACTCACAAAATTCTGGGCAGAAAAGAAGTTTGGTGCCAGTAACGAAAACACCAAGACCATGAGGATAAGAATGCCAATGGTCCACCAGTCACCCAAGTCCTGAATTGACCAACGCCGGGCAGATTCCGCCTCCCCAGACTGGACTCTACCGATTTCCGCCATGCCCAATTCCTCCATCTGCATCCTGTTTAGGACGCCTCTTCTTTCGAACCCGTAATCCAGGAAACGACCTCGTTCAGGTTGGCTTCTGCTGTTTTTAACGAAGCAACTTTCTTTCCCAGTCTCATGACTTCGATGCGATCCGTAACTTCAAGTACATGCGGCAGTGTATGGCTGATGAAGATAACAGGGATTCCTTGTGCACTAACGTTCCGAATCAGCTTAAGAACCATGTCCACCTCTTCCACCCCAAGATGGTTGGTAGGTTCATCAAGAATCACAAGCTTTTTTCCCCACGCTGCTGCCCGAGCTACCGCGACAGCCTGACGCTGTCCACCTGACAACTCGGCAACAGGAACCTTTAACGACGGGACATGTACATGCAATGAGTCTAGATAGCGCTGCGCCTCCTGGGCCATGAATGTTTTGTCTACAGCGCCAAAAATTCGTGTCCATCCACTGCGTAAGCGTTCTCTCCCGAGGAAAATGTTTTCCTCGATGTTCAGGTGCGGAGCAAGCGCCAGGTCTTGATAAACGGTTTCTACACCAAGTTGTCGGGAGTCTGCTGGAGAGTGAAAAGCGACTGTACGGCCATCGAGTTCGATTGTTCCAGAGTCCGGCTGGATGGCCCCTGACAGTATTTTGATCAATGTTGATTTTCCAGCCCCGTTGTCTCCGACCAAACCGACGACTTCTCCTGGATATATCTCAAAATCCACGTTATCCAGTGCAACGATCTTGCCGTAGTTTTTTGACACACCACGCACTTTCAGGGTAGGTTCCATTCCCGTCACTTCCTCAAGTGATTTCTCACGATTCAGCATTTACAATCGCGTGACGCGGCGCCTTCGCCGTTTTACCCAAAATGGTATAGTTCGATGCTCCCCCGCAGGCTGGAATGTTATTGGCGAGATGATGCTCATTTGCAAATGCGAGAGCAGCGAATTTCATTGCCTCCTTAAATTGAGCAGGTATGCCGTATTCGTCGGAGACGGTCAATCGGATATGCGATGGAATCTCCTGTTCAATCCACCGCATGAGTGTCTTGTTTCTTACCCCGCCGCCACTTGCAATTAAGACTCCATATTGTTCCATTCCAACTACATGTGATTTGATTGATTCGGCGATTGAAACAGCCGTGAATTTGCATAGCGTTGCAAGCATATCCTCCCGTGAAAGGGTGTGATTCTCACGCAAAATGCGAGCCGCAAAGTCCTCGCCGAAGTCCAGTCGCCATGCCGAACGAGGGGGCTTGCGACGGAAAAAGTCGTGATCGAGCAAGCGCTTTAGTAGTTCTGTGTTCGGCTTGCCGAGTGCCGCGTATCGCCCATCAGGGTCGTACGGCGTGCCGAATAGCTGCAGACTTGCAAAATCCAGCATGACATTGCCCGGACCAGTGTCGAACGCCATCATGCGCCCGCGGTCGCGATGAACGACTTGGCAGTTCGCAATTCCCCCAATGTTCAGCGTAAGCACAGGTGCCATGTCGCGAAATGAAACAAAGTCCAGGTACTGCATCAACGGAGCCCCCGTACCCCCAAGCGCATGGTCGGCAGGCCGAAAATGGGTAACGGTGGTCACGTTTGTGTGGGCCGCGATGACTGCTGACTCCCCAATTTGCAACCCCACTGGATAGGGGCCATTCATCCACTTGTTGACTGGCGAACATTCTTTGGGGAGATTTTGCATTTCGTCTCGATTTGGAGGCTCCTGATAGATGGTCTGCCCATCCACACCGATGAGTTCAATGTCTTCACTTGACTTGCCGGTGACGTGCATGAGTTCTGTCGCAGCCTGTGCGTAAATCGCACCTACGACATAGTTCAAACGTGTTAATTCGAAGATGCTCAGTTGGTTTTGAAACGCTTTCAAGACGAGATCGCGTACGTCCGACGGCCAGTCAACAGAGATCCCATGAAGGTAGACCGGCTTATTGGGATGTCCGTCTGCCCCGAGTGAAAGATCAACCAGCACTGCATCGATTCCGTCGAATGATGAACCACTGTTCATTCCAATCACCAATCCCATGAAGTCCCTCCCATGCATTCCGAATACTCGCTGTTTCCCCAAAGGTGCATTTACGACCTACGCCTTCACGCGAAGCGCTCCATGGTTTTCCACCCGACAGGTTCCTATTTGGGCGCCTTTGGCGAGGTACATGACTCGCGTATCACCAATTCCGTTTTCAAAATGATTTTCCGGTCATTGGCCTGCCGGTAGCTTCTTTGCCTTTCCAGCAGGGCAATCAAGTGTTCAGCAGCGATGCTTCCGATGCTGTACGTTGGCTGCGTCACGACGGTCAACGGCGGCGATAAAACCTGTGCCAAATCAAAATCATCCCATCCAATTACGGAGATGTCATCCGGAATCGTCATGCCAGCTTCACGGATCGCTAGAAGCACACCCGTCGTCATCAAGTTGTTCAGCCCAACGATTGCGGTTGGACGTTCAGCCGCAGGCATATTCAACAATTCCCGCGCCGCATAGGCCCCGCTTTCTACGCCCAACAGTCTTCCAAGCTTCACCAAGTCATCGCGAAACTGCAACCCGAAATCTTGAAGCGCTTTCATGTAGCCTTGCAAACGCTGATGTATGGAAGAAACCATCGACCCCCCCGCCACAATCGCGATCCGTTCGTGACCAAGTTGGATGAGATGGACGACGGCCTCATAAGCGCCCCCGAAATTGTCCGCCTGAATCACCGGTACATCGATGCCTTCTGCCTCGCGGTCAATAAATACGGTCGGCGTTTCCAGGTAAAATTTGCGAACGGGTCTTGGAATCTTGCGTTCTACCTCACACGCGGTGCAGGCAAGAACCCCGTCAACGCGTTTTTCCGTCAAGGTCTTCAAATAGGAGGCTTCCTTGTCAATACCATCGTCCGTGTTGCAGATCACGAGATTGTACCCATACTTGATGAGCGTGTCGTCCACCGCCCGAGCAATCATTCCAAAAAATGGGTTACAAATATCAGAAACAATCATCCCTACCGATTTTCTTTGCTTCCCCTTCATGCTCTGTGCGATTGTGTTGGGATGGTAATCCAGCTGCCGAATCGCCTCTAGCACCCGCTGCCGTGTAGGTTCAGAAACTTTTCCGTATCCTCCGATGACTCTTCCGACTGTCGCCGGTGACACGCCCGCCCGCTTGCCGACCTCGCGGATTGTCACTTCGTTTCCTGGCGACTCATGCTTCATGAATTCCGCAGTCTCCCTCCCAATGACTTCTTTATAAAATATTTTTAACATTATTTTTAATGAGAACGTTCTCACAAAAAAGTTACCACGCCTCATCCCGAATTACAACAATAAAATGTGTGAACATTTAACACACACAGATGAATACATTGAACATTGTCTCCCCCGCCTTGGGACAGTTTGGTTTGCCGGACCACGCGGAGCACTGGCACTCGTCATGGACAGACCTGTACACCTTCAAGACAACAACACATCTGCTCCGTCAAGCAGGTGCCTCTACAGCGCACCAATCGCCGTCTGTCGAAAACGTCCTGGGGATACACCCACCTGACGCTGAAACAGGTTTATAAAGTGGGTCTCACTTTGATACCCTACCATTCCGGCAATTGTGCCGACTGTGTGATCCGTTGTCAGAAGATATTTCTTTGCCACTTCAATCCGATACGCCCGCAAGTACTGCATCGGACTCTGCCCGGTCTGCTGCTTGAACACATGAGACAGATGGAACGGGCTTAGAAACGCCGCCGCCGACACCTCCGCCAGCCGGAGATTCGCAGGGTAGTTTTCGTGGATGAATTGCTTGGCCACGCTGACCGCATTAGCAGCACTTGGCCTCCTTTGCATTGCAGGACGATGATGAAGTTCTCGCATCACCTCCGCGAGCAACACGGCTAACAAGTGGTCGCAGATGTAGTTGGACTCAGGTCCAGGATGTACGTATTCCATCCATAATTCATAAAACTTCTCTTTGATAGAGAG
Above is a genomic segment from Alicyclobacillus cycloheptanicus containing:
- a CDS encoding sulfite oxidase-like oxidoreductase, producing MRDGARDSRLPPGQIATTKFPVMNAGSVPQINVADWDLHLFGAVKAEMRLRWDDVKSLPQSHYTSDVHCVTTWSRLDNDWEGVRFSDIFGLIEVDPAAKFVMVYGEQGYSANFRVDDLLREGVLLAYRYNQTELSPEHGFPLRLVVPHLYFWKSVKWVRGIEFSSEEKLGFWERFGYHPHGDPWLQERYADSLK
- a CDS encoding LuxR C-terminal-related transcriptional regulator, with amino-acid sequence MGTEEHTNVNAPIRLILQFEVDGNGTTLHKEVIVDLEPDASPSSANPIHVINRMTAAILQLLGQSTQRKESVQKEPTAEDIPFKGFTAREMDVLSHVMTGATNAEIAKSLGISPNTVKYHVKNILQKLHVKNRVELAIQFHQRSSSESRT
- a CDS encoding YfmQ family protein produces the protein MTAMLHSIWLQVVIALVTLLISVILMTPTERGARRLITRFELHYALDADTSTVSVGGRPVERAEKQQIIEDYNQAIFIQRYDYPPQPQVTPIVVHTKQGNADVTLSLYVYADHVDVVKQRNKKSAAFRLWYSDQRGYNYRNA
- a CDS encoding ABC transporter substrate-binding protein — encoded protein: MKNRVGFVAAGASLLLAVGCGTATTNSASNQSSNSVSGSTSGKQITVGFVPGSTTDPFFISMEVGAEQEAKKLGVTLDWQGASQYSPSDQTPYINAMVTKKVTVLITCPTDATAMQPPIQQAVQAGIPVITADSTISNTSLLSSRITSNNTQGGAAAADYLAQAANGKKGVVAVLDPSPGITTDAARVQGFAQEIKKYPNLTYVGVQYDNEQTTKAATLAQNLLLRYPDLVGIFGTDDTSASGGAEGVRSAGKLGAVKIVGYDAEPAEIQDLQSGLISALIAQKPMLEGQMAVQYAYDLATGKKSEVKSFVQLDNVIITKDNLAKNQEWVYKSSAN
- a CDS encoding ABC transporter permease, encoding MAEIGRVQSGEAESARRWSIQDLGDWWTIGILILMVLVFSLLAPNFFSAQNFVSVTVAASETLILAVAETFVIITAGIDLSVGAILGLSGMVGGWTMQQLLAHNSMLALCAGIVVGVLCGTLLGFINGLVIAYMDVTPFITTLGMLGVATGFTFLITNGSDIVNLPPQLGSIGNTVWLHFLGVPFVITVVIVILAALALRSTRFGRYTYAIGSNREGTRRSGVNVQRHLLKIYTLSGLLSGIAGVLVLARLVSGSPLEGQNDELNAIAAVVIGGASLFGGRGNVIASTVGGLIITVLTVGLVIMGVQSYWQMVSIGVIIILAVYVDQRRYRNRVLK
- a CDS encoding ATP-binding cassette domain-containing protein, which produces MEPTLKVRGVSKNYGKIVALDNVDFEIYPGEVVGLVGDNGAGKSTLIKILSGAIQPDSGTIELDGRTVAFHSPADSRQLGVETVYQDLALAPHLNIEENIFLGRERLRSGWTRIFGAVDKTFMAQEAQRYLDSLHVHVPSLKVPVAELSGGQRQAVAVARAAAWGKKLVILDEPTNHLGVEEVDMVLKLIRNVSAQGIPVIFISHTLPHVLEVTDRIEVMRLGKKVASLKTAEANLNEVVSWITGSKEEAS
- a CDS encoding anhydro-N-acetylmuramic acid kinase codes for the protein MGLVIGMNSGSSFDGIDAVLVDLSLGADGHPNKPVYLHGISVDWPSDVRDLVLKAFQNQLSIFELTRLNYVVGAIYAQAATELMHVTGKSSEDIELIGVDGQTIYQEPPNRDEMQNLPKECSPVNKWMNGPYPVGLQIGESAVIAAHTNVTTVTHFRPADHALGGTGAPLMQYLDFVSFRDMAPVLTLNIGGIANCQVVHRDRGRMMAFDTGPGNVMLDFASLQLFGTPYDPDGRYAALGKPNTELLKRLLDHDFFRRKPPRSAWRLDFGEDFAARILRENHTLSREDMLATLCKFTAVSIAESIKSHVVGMEQYGVLIASGGGVRNKTLMRWIEQEIPSHIRLTVSDEYGIPAQFKEAMKFAALAFANEHHLANNIPACGGASNYTILGKTAKAPRHAIVNAES
- a CDS encoding LacI family DNA-binding transcriptional regulator, with product MKHESPGNEVTIREVGKRAGVSPATVGRVIGGYGKVSEPTRQRVLEAIRQLDYHPNTIAQSMKGKQRKSVGMIVSDICNPFFGMIARAVDDTLIKYGYNLVICNTDDGIDKEASYLKTLTEKRVDGVLACTACEVERKIPRPVRKFYLETPTVFIDREAEGIDVPVIQADNFGGAYEAVVHLIQLGHERIAIVAGGSMVSSIHQRLQGYMKALQDFGLQFRDDLVKLGRLLGVESGAYAARELLNMPAAERPTAIVGLNNLMTTGVLLAIREAGMTIPDDISVIGWDDFDLAQVLSPPLTVVTQPTYSIGSIAAEHLIALLERQRSYRQANDRKIILKTELVIRESCTSPKAPK
- a CDS encoding helix-turn-helix transcriptional regulator produces the protein MTREGRGDLADKAPHLLYAGQLSYRADELFHKSVHKHPEWTEFLLITEGEGEYLIGGTRYSVRPQSLVVYNPGVWHEERSFPCSAHRMMYIGCSSVQISGLPPGDFLASDVPPVIPLRHRYLSIKEKFYELWMEYVHPGPESNYICDHLLAVLLAEVMRELHHRPAMQRRPSAANAVSVAKQFIHENYPANLRLAEVSAAAFLSPFHLSHVFKQQTGQSPMQYLRAYRIEVAKKYLLTTDHTVGTIAGMVGYQSETHFINLFQRQVGVSPGRFRQTAIGAL